The Allorhodopirellula heiligendammensis genome includes a window with the following:
- a CDS encoding proprotein convertase P-domain-containing protein, giving the protein MSIAKAFSAATLMVVVSCGCCQYASAQAGLRESLERLDTNGNGEIDPSEITPLARPYLERIAEARRMSLERSNDIDKLQEAARVYYAMQNGVSRKEVRPEREGQLRTFGVDRGDPLVPEFGTGDLKYPYTESDLEDADRILRRLDRDHSGSIDRSEARRGDWSYRDPFADDLNQDDRLNRLELAQRYARRRMLSSDSDELIQKARRTGNGIKPSDPDRSRDSREERSWRRGGTSHWLASGIMGRFDRNRDGHLDRSESIELGMPVSQIDIDRDGNISRDELLNHVVGLQDEAGGIDNGLPGWFYERDINQDKQVSMIEFAPEPTPEAIAEFGAWDANSDGLLTASELAGSRALVGGVFRNSEAKALPPGQTVISEIDVKEDFSIADLNVQLSITHTHAGQLDAYLTGPGGERIELFTEVGGHDDNFDETIFDDQASEPIVKGRPPFEGSYIPEGLVKHQPGLSVYNGKSIQGVWQLVIRGTRSERFGMLHSWSLQARPVEN; this is encoded by the coding sequence ATGTCGATTGCAAAAGCATTTTCTGCTGCGACCTTGATGGTGGTCGTCTCCTGTGGTTGTTGCCAGTATGCATCCGCACAGGCGGGTCTCCGCGAGTCACTCGAAAGGCTCGACACCAACGGCAACGGTGAGATCGATCCCAGTGAAATCACGCCTCTGGCCCGGCCTTATCTGGAGCGAATTGCCGAGGCGCGGCGGATGTCGCTGGAGCGTTCCAACGATATTGATAAACTACAAGAAGCCGCGAGAGTTTATTATGCGATGCAAAACGGCGTATCTCGTAAGGAGGTTCGCCCTGAACGCGAAGGGCAACTCCGTACCTTTGGCGTTGATCGCGGTGATCCTTTGGTGCCGGAGTTTGGCACGGGTGACTTAAAGTACCCCTATACCGAGTCTGATCTCGAGGATGCTGATCGAATCCTGCGGCGGTTGGACCGTGACCACAGTGGGTCGATTGATCGGTCTGAGGCACGCCGCGGCGATTGGTCGTATCGGGATCCGTTTGCAGACGACCTCAATCAAGACGACCGGCTCAATCGGCTCGAACTTGCGCAGCGATACGCTCGGCGGCGGATGCTATCGAGTGACTCGGACGAACTGATCCAGAAAGCGCGGCGGACGGGCAATGGTATAAAACCATCAGACCCAGATCGCAGCCGTGATTCGCGCGAGGAGCGCTCATGGCGGCGGGGCGGCACCAGCCACTGGCTGGCATCGGGCATCATGGGCCGATTTGACCGAAATCGAGATGGGCACCTCGATCGGTCTGAATCTATCGAACTGGGAATGCCGGTTTCCCAAATCGATATCGACCGCGACGGCAACATCAGTCGTGACGAACTACTCAATCATGTGGTTGGACTCCAGGACGAGGCCGGCGGCATCGACAACGGCTTGCCAGGTTGGTTCTATGAACGCGACATCAACCAAGACAAACAAGTCTCCATGATCGAGTTCGCTCCCGAACCAACGCCGGAGGCAATCGCTGAATTCGGTGCCTGGGATGCCAATAGTGATGGGTTGTTAACGGCCAGTGAGTTGGCGGGATCTCGTGCTCTCGTCGGCGGCGTGTTTCGCAACTCCGAGGCGAAAGCATTGCCTCCTGGTCAAACCGTTATCTCGGAGATTGATGTCAAGGAAGACTTCTCAATTGCTGACTTGAACGTGCAGTTGTCGATCACCCATACCCATGCTGGTCAACTCGATGCCTATCTCACTGGCCCCGGTGGCGAACGCATTGAACTATTCACCGAGGTAGGCGGTCACGACGATAACTTTGATGAAACAATCTTTGACGATCAAGCGTCCGAGCCGATCGTCAAGGGACGCCCGCCTTTCGAGGGTAGCTATATCCCTGAAGGCTTGGTCAAGCATCAGCCTGGTCTGAGTGTCTACAATGGCAAATCGATTCAAGGGGTTTGGCAGCTGGTTATTCGTGGCACGCGCAGCGAGCGATTCGGTATGCTGCATAGCTGGAGCCTACAGGCCCGTCCGGTCGAGAACTAA
- a CDS encoding secretin N-terminal domain-containing protein: protein MITLQLANAVVFLRGSLGRAVARLLPLCGGTALLVAAFPATAQETATPTSQAPAMESHADREARLVGEAAPAALTSDATESMETATAVGPASELRFSFNAAPWRDVIEWVADEAGLALQFGELPPGSFTYNDKGSFSPEQALNRINLFLIPEGFALVRSGNLLSVVNLSDPRSLAQLDAIAEMVTPEQLPSLSDQDVVKCLFRLEKFDAEEAVEELSSLQLMTTPSVLAKTNQLLITDTAAKLRSVQRILDSFQPAAMSNGTVVKSFKLDHVSAEDVLEVARPHLGLATGEMIGIDVSLSADVLGKHLFVTGVEDKVKVIEGLVEAIDQPDPEAEKMQADSVLKSYVVEGGNVEMVYDVLQTLLSGRSVRLSIDEKAGSIVALADAKTQHEIEMTVQQLQASDAAFEVIPLKNIDPYYAVNLLEQMLDLSPTAFDDDDESAADQPKIDADAGNRRLFVRAKRPQIEQIKQIIADLEASESVSVGGNVRVLPISTGQAERVLQTAAQFWRGDNPISHLPAGDDETVPTERVPSQSTSSPPSAPNIAPSEDDSPFDLQPSRSAQHSESFTKVNRPHLRADQVDCVVSAETAPIQCQITPRGLLLQSSDPEALDRFEELVRVISGPTDVATTKPIMFYLQYMKADDALRMLTKLIDGGEFAKESDAGTLVNGYMSAQSSFLSGSYLSTAEGTLTLTSGAMTVVADTRLNRLIAQGPIADITMVEDYLRIIDKENGIADVLTHGHARVIELVNIKASEAADVIRQSFGSRVASNDKDSGNGSNQASSRPSNDARSSKEDAQAQKLAAMAKASQPKDLAPTMTVAVHEASNSLVVTAPERLLEEVQSLISLIDSRGEQAIEVIVPTNVLAVEAALEGMLIETSRSRSSSSSRSRSER, encoded by the coding sequence ATGATCACACTCCAACTTGCTAATGCGGTTGTGTTCCTTCGTGGCAGTCTCGGTCGCGCCGTCGCTCGTCTGCTCCCGCTGTGCGGTGGGACGGCGTTGCTGGTGGCGGCATTCCCGGCGACAGCCCAAGAAACCGCAACACCGACGAGCCAGGCTCCCGCAATGGAGTCCCACGCTGATCGCGAGGCTCGGCTTGTCGGTGAAGCAGCTCCTGCTGCCTTGACCAGTGACGCGACGGAGTCGATGGAAACGGCGACTGCGGTCGGGCCAGCCTCCGAATTGCGATTTTCTTTCAATGCCGCCCCGTGGCGAGACGTGATCGAGTGGGTGGCCGACGAGGCTGGACTGGCGCTACAGTTTGGTGAGTTGCCACCGGGCAGTTTCACCTATAACGACAAGGGATCCTTCAGCCCCGAGCAGGCGCTCAACCGCATCAACTTGTTTTTGATTCCTGAAGGGTTCGCGCTGGTTCGATCGGGCAATTTGCTATCGGTAGTCAACTTGAGCGACCCTCGCAGCTTGGCCCAACTCGACGCGATTGCCGAAATGGTCACTCCTGAACAGCTGCCATCCCTGAGTGACCAAGACGTTGTCAAGTGCCTGTTCCGTCTCGAGAAGTTCGATGCCGAGGAGGCCGTTGAGGAATTGTCGTCACTGCAATTGATGACAACACCCTCGGTGCTTGCCAAGACAAATCAACTGCTGATCACGGACACGGCGGCCAAACTGCGGAGCGTGCAACGGATTCTGGATTCCTTCCAGCCCGCCGCTATGAGTAACGGCACGGTGGTCAAGAGTTTTAAACTCGACCATGTCAGCGCCGAAGACGTCTTGGAAGTCGCCCGTCCCCACTTGGGACTGGCCACCGGCGAAATGATTGGTATCGACGTCAGCCTCTCCGCCGACGTGCTCGGCAAGCATCTGTTCGTTACTGGTGTCGAAGACAAGGTCAAGGTGATCGAGGGATTGGTTGAGGCGATTGATCAACCAGATCCGGAGGCAGAGAAGATGCAAGCGGATTCGGTCTTGAAGTCTTACGTCGTCGAGGGTGGCAATGTCGAAATGGTGTACGACGTGTTACAGACGCTGTTGTCGGGGCGTTCAGTGCGATTGTCGATCGACGAGAAGGCCGGCAGCATCGTCGCATTGGCGGACGCCAAAACTCAGCATGAAATCGAGATGACCGTCCAGCAATTGCAAGCCTCCGACGCGGCGTTCGAGGTTATCCCGCTGAAGAATATTGATCCCTATTACGCGGTCAATCTGCTCGAACAGATGCTGGATCTGTCCCCCACGGCATTTGATGATGACGATGAATCCGCTGCCGACCAACCTAAAATTGATGCTGACGCAGGCAATCGCCGATTGTTTGTTCGCGCCAAGCGTCCTCAAATCGAGCAGATCAAACAGATCATCGCTGATCTGGAGGCTTCCGAATCGGTGAGCGTCGGCGGCAACGTCCGCGTGTTGCCAATTTCAACCGGTCAAGCTGAACGCGTGCTGCAGACGGCAGCTCAGTTTTGGCGGGGCGACAACCCGATATCGCACCTACCCGCTGGCGATGATGAGACGGTCCCCACTGAGCGGGTGCCGTCGCAATCGACGTCCAGCCCGCCCTCTGCTCCCAATATCGCCCCCAGCGAAGACGATTCGCCGTTCGATTTGCAGCCATCCCGATCGGCACAGCACTCCGAGTCGTTTACCAAGGTCAATCGACCGCATCTGAGAGCGGACCAGGTCGACTGTGTCGTGTCGGCTGAAACGGCTCCGATCCAGTGCCAAATCACTCCGCGAGGCTTGCTGCTGCAGTCGAGCGACCCCGAGGCACTCGATCGCTTTGAAGAATTGGTCCGCGTCATCTCAGGTCCCACTGACGTCGCGACGACGAAGCCCATCATGTTTTACCTTCAGTACATGAAAGCCGATGACGCTTTGCGGATGTTGACCAAACTGATCGACGGGGGCGAATTTGCGAAGGAATCCGATGCCGGAACACTAGTCAATGGCTACATGTCGGCCCAGTCGTCGTTCTTGTCAGGTAGCTATCTATCCACCGCAGAGGGCACGCTGACACTGACCAGTGGCGCGATGACCGTCGTCGCTGACACCCGCCTGAATCGCTTGATCGCCCAGGGCCCGATCGCCGACATCACGATGGTGGAAGACTACCTGCGGATCATCGACAAAGAGAACGGAATCGCCGATGTCTTGACGCACGGTCACGCTCGCGTCATCGAACTGGTGAATATCAAGGCCAGTGAAGCGGCTGATGTGATCCGACAATCCTTCGGCAGCCGTGTGGCATCGAATGACAAGGATTCCGGCAATGGGAGCAACCAGGCCAGCAGTCGGCCCTCCAATGATGCCCGGTCATCCAAAGAAGACGCCCAGGCGCAGAAGCTGGCAGCAATGGCCAAGGCGTCGCAGCCTAAAGACCTCGCACCCACCATGACAGTGGCGGTTCACGAAGCGAGCAATTCATTGGTTGTGACCGCTCCTGAGCGACTCCTAGAAGAAGTCCAATCACTCATCAGCTTGATCGACTCACGCGGTGAACAAGCCATTGAGGTCATCGTGCCCACCAACGTATTGGCTGTCGAAGCAGCGCTCGAAGGTATGCTGATTGAAACATCAAGAAGTCGTTCGTCTTCGTCGAGCCGTTCGCGGTCGGAGCGCTGA
- a CDS encoding PEP-CTERM sorting domain-containing protein produces MKTFFNVNGAAVLLAGLCVLLSAGVGNAGVLNPKFDDFGSLPAATFGGSGIPNNAVAITTISNSGKTITLGLTATQRYSNPPVTNNGAGVFSAELGEDSSNAGYARWNFNYYINVTPGAAGDYRYRLFYDMDPGVGTSDDELGVINIPSLSALQYQNSLNLGFGYLSTGTGIFGVSEPTYNSFNPNASGQYTFSLVAYEKVGGFGYGEELGRSTIIVNTVPEPATLAMFSLLAIGAAGAYRRRKSRVAVC; encoded by the coding sequence ATGAAGACATTTTTTAATGTTAACGGCGCAGCCGTTTTATTAGCAGGTTTGTGCGTTTTGCTGTCTGCTGGCGTGGGTAATGCTGGAGTGCTTAATCCCAAGTTTGACGACTTTGGATCGTTGCCTGCTGCCACCTTTGGTGGCAGTGGAATTCCCAATAACGCCGTTGCGATCACGACGATTTCGAACAGTGGGAAGACGATAACCTTGGGGCTGACTGCAACTCAGCGTTACAGCAATCCGCCCGTTACCAATAATGGAGCAGGTGTTTTTTCAGCTGAATTGGGAGAAGATTCAAGTAATGCAGGATACGCCCGGTGGAACTTCAACTATTACATCAACGTCACCCCTGGGGCTGCAGGTGACTACCGGTATCGATTGTTCTACGATATGGATCCGGGGGTTGGCACTAGTGACGACGAACTCGGAGTTATTAATATTCCCAGTCTTTCGGCACTTCAGTACCAGAACTCGTTGAATCTAGGGTTTGGATATCTGAGTACTGGAACCGGTATCTTTGGGGTATCTGAACCTACTTACAACTCCTTTAACCCAAACGCTAGTGGCCAGTACACGTTCTCCCTGGTTGCCTACGAAAAGGTTGGCGGATTTGGGTATGGCGAGGAACTGGGACGCTCGACAATCATCGTCAACACAGTTCCCGAGCCCGCAACTCTAGCGATGTTCTCGCTGCTGGCGATTGGTGCTGCGGGTGCCTATCGTCGTCGTAAGAGCCGCGTTGCGGTTTGCTAA
- a CDS encoding sulfatase produces the protein MRTSRVTFNRRATSRRVLLGIVSLAALLLPCPDRSGADEIATTPQSVATSQPTRPNVVLILVDDLGLRDLGVEGSTFYRTPHIDSLAESGMRFTSAYANCRVCSPSRASILLGQFPARHGITQWIGGATGTQFNRNEPLLQPEYGRRLPSDDETLAEALAGAGYRTFFAGKWHLGGEGSRPTDHGFAINFGGHSKGSPPGGYFSPYNNPKLKDGPAGESLTLRLADETANFISPSAPAAAPSPYFAMLAFYTVHGPIQTSQPLWKKYRDAAPAPPADGNRFRIDRTLPVRQIQDNPIYAGMIELLDDAVGRVLDAIDASGQRDNTIVIFTSDNGGVSSGDAYSTSNLPLRGGKGRQWEGGIREPLYIRYPALTHAGMTSDVPVTGADLYPTVLELAGLPLRPQQHADGQSLEKLLAGKPDERLRERPLIWHYPHYDNQGGEPSSLIRLGDYKLIHYHLDAHDELYNLRTDPSEQHDIAADHPSRVNSMRDILLTYLQSVEAQFPTPDPRYDAEQARTRQAQIEGPGKHRLEQAHAEMLEPDYQPNPTWWGSAVD, from the coding sequence ATGAGGACCTCTCGAGTGACATTCAATCGGCGAGCGACGTCCCGCCGCGTCTTGCTGGGCATCGTGTCGCTAGCCGCTCTTCTGCTTCCCTGTCCAGATCGCTCAGGGGCGGACGAGATCGCGACGACGCCCCAGAGCGTTGCAACTTCCCAGCCCACGCGCCCGAATGTCGTCTTGATTTTGGTCGACGATCTCGGCCTTCGTGACCTGGGCGTCGAGGGCAGTACGTTTTACCGCACGCCTCACATCGATTCGCTCGCCGAGAGTGGCATGCGGTTCACGTCCGCCTACGCGAACTGCCGGGTGTGTAGCCCATCGCGGGCCAGCATCCTGCTTGGGCAGTTTCCGGCTCGCCATGGGATCACGCAGTGGATCGGTGGCGCGACGGGCACGCAATTCAATCGAAACGAACCATTGCTGCAGCCCGAATACGGTCGACGATTGCCCAGTGACGATGAGACGCTTGCCGAAGCACTCGCCGGGGCCGGTTACCGCACCTTCTTCGCTGGCAAATGGCATCTGGGCGGGGAGGGTTCGCGGCCGACCGATCACGGATTCGCGATTAACTTCGGTGGTCACTCCAAGGGTTCGCCTCCAGGTGGTTATTTTTCTCCATACAACAATCCCAAACTCAAGGACGGCCCAGCGGGTGAATCGCTGACCCTGCGGCTGGCTGACGAAACGGCCAATTTCATTTCGCCATCTGCCCCCGCAGCGGCGCCTTCGCCGTACTTTGCAATGTTGGCGTTCTACACGGTGCACGGTCCCATCCAGACATCGCAGCCCCTGTGGAAAAAATACCGCGATGCCGCGCCCGCACCGCCGGCCGACGGCAACCGGTTCCGCATCGATCGCACCCTGCCGGTGCGTCAGATTCAAGACAATCCGATTTATGCCGGGATGATTGAGCTGCTCGATGACGCCGTCGGTCGCGTGCTCGATGCCATCGATGCCTCGGGGCAACGAGATAATACGATCGTGATTTTCACCAGCGACAATGGCGGTGTTTCTTCGGGCGACGCCTACTCCACGTCCAACCTGCCGCTGCGTGGTGGCAAAGGCCGGCAATGGGAGGGAGGAATCCGCGAACCGTTGTACATTCGCTATCCCGCGTTGACGCACGCCGGCATGACTAGCGACGTGCCAGTCACTGGCGCAGATCTTTATCCAACCGTGCTCGAATTGGCAGGATTGCCGCTGCGACCACAACAGCATGCTGATGGTCAATCGCTGGAAAAGCTGCTCGCGGGCAAACCGGATGAGCGGCTCCGCGAGCGGCCTCTGATTTGGCACTACCCTCATTACGACAATCAGGGTGGTGAGCCCTCCTCGTTGATTCGATTGGGAGACTACAAACTGATCCACTACCATCTCGACGCGCACGACGAGCTATACAACCTGCGAACCGATCCATCGGAGCAACACGATATCGCCGCAGATCACCCTAGTCGGGTGAACAGCATGCGAGACATCCTGCTGACGTATCTACAATCCGTTGAAGCTCAATTTCCAACACCTGATCCACGCTACGACGCTGAGCAGGCCAGGACACGTCAAGCTCAGATCGAGGGTCCCGGCAAGCACCGCCTGGAGCAAGCTCACGCTGAGATGCTGGAGCCCGACTATCAACCCAACCCCACCTGGTGGGGAAGCGCCGTTGACTGA
- the pepF gene encoding oligoendopeptidase F, producing MTATTAPTKLPLRSDVPAEDCWDLASLYETEADWQADFDKVAGQIDRFADYQGRLGESVDTLLEFLTFDLAIDRIAERLGTYAFLRTSEDQGDSDHQGRKLRFQNLVVKASQAASFVRPELLAIETETMDAFLNDPKLAPFRLQLERVVRYRPHTLSDREERLLAMQGEMSGAAGNAFRQLNDADLKFGDITDDSGRSIELSHATFSQFLLSPNRDVRKAAFDQYYGVFDDHRNTLAATLSGSIQRDVYYARARNYTSSLEASLFSDNVPTTVYDNLISAVRDSLPAVHHYLDVRRRKMGLSDLHHYDTYVPILSGIKKHHTWDQAVEVILKSLSPLGNEYVGTLEGGLRGRWSDRYPNRGKQSGAFSCGSFDGDPFILMNFKEEVLNDVFTLAHEAGHSMHSWYSASHQPFQYYNYTIFVAEVASTFNEQLLTAHLLENARDDTERAYLINNELDGLRATVVRQTMFAEFEKRTHEMAEAGEPLTVASLRSAYRELLDAYFGPEFVVDESLELECFRIPHFYRAFYVYKYATGLSAAVALSRRVLSGGQAELDDYLGFLRGGCSQDPLDLLKGAGVDMTQPGAVKTTLDHFADLTKQLDELI from the coding sequence ATGACCGCGACCACCGCTCCAACAAAATTGCCACTCCGCAGCGACGTACCCGCTGAAGATTGCTGGGATCTGGCGAGTCTATATGAGACCGAAGCGGACTGGCAGGCTGACTTTGACAAAGTCGCCGGTCAGATTGATCGTTTTGCTGACTATCAAGGTCGATTAGGAGAAAGCGTCGATACACTATTGGAATTTCTCACCTTTGATCTCGCGATTGATCGCATCGCTGAGCGGTTGGGAACCTACGCGTTCTTGCGGACGAGCGAAGACCAGGGCGACAGCGACCACCAAGGGAGAAAGCTGCGGTTTCAAAACCTGGTCGTCAAAGCTTCTCAAGCCGCGAGCTTTGTGCGGCCTGAGCTACTGGCGATCGAAACTGAAACCATGGATGCGTTTTTGAACGATCCAAAACTCGCTCCGTTCCGACTGCAACTCGAGCGAGTTGTGCGTTATCGACCGCATACGTTGAGCGATCGCGAAGAACGACTATTGGCGATGCAGGGGGAGATGTCCGGAGCCGCTGGCAATGCATTCCGACAACTCAACGACGCGGATTTGAAGTTTGGTGACATCACCGACGACAGCGGCCGGTCCATCGAGTTGTCCCATGCCACATTCAGTCAGTTTCTGCTCAGTCCCAACCGTGACGTTCGGAAGGCCGCATTTGATCAGTATTACGGTGTTTTTGACGACCACCGTAACACACTCGCCGCGACACTCAGTGGAAGCATCCAGCGTGATGTCTACTATGCACGGGCCCGCAACTACACCAGTAGCCTCGAGGCATCGCTGTTTTCCGACAACGTCCCCACGACCGTCTATGACAACCTGATTTCAGCAGTGCGAGACTCGCTACCAGCCGTACATCACTATCTCGATGTGCGGCGGCGGAAGATGGGTTTATCGGACCTGCACCACTACGATACGTACGTACCAATCCTCTCCGGTATTAAGAAGCACCATACCTGGGACCAAGCTGTCGAAGTAATTTTGAAGTCGCTCTCGCCGCTGGGCAATGAGTACGTTGGTACACTCGAAGGTGGCCTGCGTGGCCGTTGGTCCGACCGCTATCCCAATCGGGGCAAGCAGAGCGGAGCGTTCAGTTGCGGATCCTTCGATGGCGATCCCTTCATCCTGATGAATTTTAAGGAGGAGGTGCTCAACGATGTGTTCACATTGGCCCACGAGGCAGGACACTCGATGCACAGCTGGTATTCCGCTTCGCACCAACCTTTCCAGTACTACAACTACACCATTTTTGTCGCCGAAGTGGCCAGCACGTTCAATGAACAATTGTTGACGGCTCACCTACTCGAGAATGCCCGAGACGACACCGAGCGGGCGTACCTGATCAACAACGAACTCGATGGCTTGCGAGCCACGGTGGTGCGGCAAACGATGTTCGCGGAGTTCGAGAAACGCACGCACGAAATGGCCGAAGCGGGTGAACCGCTGACGGTCGCTTCGCTACGTTCGGCTTACCGCGAACTGCTCGACGCGTATTTTGGTCCAGAGTTTGTGGTCGATGAGTCGCTGGAGCTGGAGTGTTTTCGCATCCCACATTTCTATCGAGCATTCTATGTCTACAAGTACGCAACTGGATTGAGCGCCGCGGTAGCACTCAGTCGCCGCGTCCTCAGCGGTGGGCAAGCCGAGCTTGACGACTATTTGGGTTTTCTGCGTGGAGGTTGTAGCCAGGACCCGCTCGATTTGCTCAAGGGAGCGGGTGTTGACATGACACAACCTGGCGCTGTGAAAACCACGTTAGACCACTTTGCCGATCTCACCAAACAACTTGATGAGCTCATCTAG
- a CDS encoding MraY family glycosyltransferase: MFPLSLAFFASAFAAVLLVPIVRFIAVRIGLVDRPDAERKLHGQPIALAGGVAVFASLLIGIWVPLGLQMRWQYAIPVNMDAQRWFVLLGALIAILIVGLIDDKWSLRGRQKLLAQCLIAMVVVGSGTSLDEISLLGLSIPLGVFALPFSVLWLLLCINALNLLDGADGMATTVGIFISGALAMISFLHGSLPLITMTAFALCGALVGFLVYNRPPASIFLGDAGSMMVGLLIGVLSMWCQHKETTAFAAAPLAILVLPLFDSVAAILRRWLTGRSLYATDRGHMHHLLNERFGRVGTLWVVAAACLLSSSTAIASVWLKQSWLAPVGALIVLTVFVGTRTFGYSELRLVAGRARHLLISFSLRPAVCEQQKHERVLKLQGDGPWHDVWEPLIDFAVRQNLASVIIDVNMAWLQESYHATWRSVQLPEPAFQSIVRIPLFAAREHSGQSERVPIGRLEIIASSNPDSLNRLSDFLEHAAELQIQVEHVVKQIEEFKRRALAKSPGTPNSVSASQNVMSKVS, from the coding sequence ATGTTCCCTCTTTCTCTCGCATTCTTCGCTTCGGCATTCGCTGCGGTACTGCTCGTTCCGATCGTTCGGTTCATTGCTGTCCGCATTGGGTTGGTCGATCGTCCGGATGCGGAGCGAAAGCTGCATGGACAGCCCATCGCCCTCGCAGGGGGGGTGGCAGTGTTCGCGAGCCTATTGATTGGAATTTGGGTACCGCTCGGCCTGCAAATGCGCTGGCAGTATGCCATTCCCGTGAACATGGACGCCCAACGTTGGTTTGTTTTGTTGGGGGCGTTAATTGCAATATTGATCGTGGGGTTGATCGATGACAAATGGTCTCTTCGCGGTCGGCAAAAACTATTGGCCCAATGTCTCATTGCCATGGTGGTTGTGGGGAGCGGTACGTCGCTCGATGAGATCAGTTTATTGGGGCTGAGTATTCCGTTGGGAGTGTTTGCGTTGCCCTTTAGCGTGTTGTGGTTGCTGCTCTGCATCAACGCGTTGAACTTGCTCGATGGTGCTGATGGCATGGCGACCACGGTCGGCATTTTTATATCGGGCGCGCTGGCAATGATTAGTTTCTTACACGGTAGTCTGCCGTTGATCACGATGACGGCGTTTGCGCTGTGTGGTGCTCTGGTGGGCTTCCTTGTTTACAATCGCCCTCCGGCATCGATTTTTCTGGGCGATGCGGGCAGTATGATGGTGGGGTTGCTCATCGGCGTGCTGTCAATGTGGTGCCAACACAAAGAGACGACAGCCTTTGCCGCAGCACCCCTGGCCATTTTGGTCTTGCCGCTGTTTGATTCAGTGGCAGCTATCCTCCGTCGATGGCTGACTGGGCGCAGCCTGTATGCGACTGACCGTGGTCATATGCACCATTTACTCAACGAGAGATTTGGCCGCGTTGGAACGCTGTGGGTTGTCGCGGCGGCATGCCTGTTGAGTTCCTCGACCGCGATTGCCTCGGTATGGTTGAAGCAGTCGTGGTTGGCCCCCGTGGGAGCACTGATCGTCTTGACCGTGTTTGTCGGCACGCGGACTTTTGGATATTCTGAACTGCGATTGGTCGCCGGCCGCGCTCGGCATCTGCTGATTTCATTTTCGCTGCGACCAGCCGTTTGCGAGCAGCAAAAACACGAGCGAGTTTTGAAACTCCAAGGTGACGGACCGTGGCATGATGTGTGGGAGCCTTTGATCGACTTTGCCGTTCGTCAGAATCTCGCCAGTGTCATCATCGACGTTAACATGGCATGGTTGCAAGAGAGCTATCACGCAACTTGGCGGAGCGTTCAGTTACCTGAACCCGCATTCCAAAGCATCGTGCGGATCCCCTTGTTTGCCGCCCGCGAGCACAGTGGGCAGTCAGAGCGAGTTCCGATCGGTCGCCTGGAAATCATCGCCTCATCGAATCCCGACTCCTTGAACCGCCTGTCTGATTTTCTAGAGCATGCGGCCGAGTTGCAAATTCAGGTTGAGCATGTCGTGAAACAGATCGAAGAGTTCAAACGTCGCGCGCTAGCGAAATCACCTGGCACTCCCAATTCGGTGAGTGCCTCACAGAATGTGATGTCCAAAGTATCGTGA